From the genome of Caldilineales bacterium, one region includes:
- a CDS encoding TraR/DksA C4-type zinc finger protein, with protein sequence MSTNPPLTRDRLITELAMAEADLAEVNGQLSEKPDLGPGTGSTGAMNWEMALARKEYIEAQIKSLQQALERAQSGAYGLCQNCGKEIEPERLEILPSATTCADCARKNRFPA encoded by the coding sequence ATGAGCACCAACCCGCCCCTGACACGAGACCGTTTGATTACCGAATTGGCTATGGCCGAAGCCGACCTGGCCGAGGTCAACGGCCAGTTGTCTGAAAAACCCGACCTGGGTCCTGGCACGGGCAGCACCGGCGCTATGAACTGGGAGATGGCCCTGGCCCGCAAGGAGTATATCGAGGCGCAGATCAAATCGCTGCAACAGGCATTGGAACGCGCCCAAAGCGGGGCCTATGGCCTCTGCCAGAATTGCGGTAAGGAGATCGAGCCAGAACGACTGGAAATCCTGCCCTCGGCCACGACCTGCGCCGATTGCGCGCGCAAGAACCGCTTCCCAGCTTGA